The following proteins are encoded in a genomic region of Phragmites australis chromosome 9, lpPhrAust1.1, whole genome shotgun sequence:
- the LOC133929389 gene encoding putative ubiquitin-conjugating enzyme E2 38 has protein sequence MATRASKSYLCAGSSSFEDPDVVEVSPTVAAAVGWTSGHQKRKRSQVVPHEVIEIDADDDPEGVVIIGEKASVDKNKKAVVYPMDWPKHAKSSLFHDIAGPSKYTLKTTDPWLFDHSIYQDGPVYNYSDDYPYEGFEDDYAYDEDEYDDDGYDASFIESEYNYSLSAKFDDLDIPPGVEPSLPWLQKTSIEIANKTKPTKIMDEKIDEKYKAFKQFDTVDDYSDHFYSKPESRKLQVVKKPSKDWAKRIQHEWKVLEKDLPDTIFARAYEDRIDLLRAVIMGPAGTPYHDGLFFFDIYFPPQYPSVPPLVNYRAGGLRLNPNLYACGKVCLSLLNTWSGSGCEKWNPSNSTMLQVLVSIQALVLNAKPYFNEPGYAMHANTPHGEKKSLTYNEDTFLLSCRTMLYSLRNTPKNFEDFVAGHFRKYGRNILVACRAYLDGAQVGCLAKDGVQDVDEGDKSCSVSFKQSLKRLFEELLMAFTVKGANCDEFLTQNARSGSSTATADTTLRL, from the exons GTTGTTCCTCATGAAGTGATTGAAATTGATGCTGATGATGACCCTGAAGGGGTTGTGATTATTGGTGAGAAAGCATCAGTTGACAAGAATAAGAAAGCTGTTGTGTATCCGATGGATTGGCCAAAGCATGCCAAG AGTAGTTTGTTTCATGACATTGCTGGACCAAGCAAATATACTTTAAAAACCACAGATCCATGGTTGTTTGACCACAGCATATATCAAGATGGCCCAGTTTACAACTATTCTGATGACTACCCTTATGAGGGATTTGAAGACGACTATGCTTATGATGAAGATGAGTATGATGACGACGGTTATGATGCTTCATTTATCGAAAGTGAGTATAACTATAGTTTGTCTGCCAAGTTTGATGACTTGGATATTCCACCTGGTGTGGAGCCTTCTTTACCATGGCTGCAGAAGACTTCTATTGAGATTGCAAATAAGACCAAACCCACAAAGATCATGGATGAGAAAATTGATGAAAAATACAAGGCATTTAAGCAGTTCGATACTGTTGATGATTACAGTGATCATTTTTATTCAAAGCCAGAGTCAAGAAAGCTCCAGGTGGTGAAAAAG CCATCAAAAGACTGGGCGAAACGTATTCAGCATGAGTGGAAAGTCCTAGAGAAAGATTTGCCAG ATACTATATTTGCGAGGGCATATGAGGATAGAATAGACCTGCTTAGAGCTGTCATTATGGGACCAGCTGGCACTCCTTACCATGATGGACTCTTCTTCTTTGACATTTACTTTCCCCCTCAGTATCCAAGTGTACCTCCA CTGGTGAACTACCGTGCTGGTGGGTTGCGGCTTAATCCAAACTTGTATGCTTGTGGGAAAGTGTGCCTTAGCCTCTTAAACACCTGGTCTGGCAGTGGATGTGAGAAGTGGAATCCATCCAATTCAACCATGCTGCAGGTCCTGGTCTCCATTCAGGCTTTGGTTTTGAATGCCAAACCTTATTTCAATGAGCCTGGTTATGCTATGCATGCTAACACACCTCATGGGGAGAAAAAATCCCTGACATATAATGAAGATACTTTCCTGCTATCCTGCAGGACGATGCTGTATTCACTTCGAAATACACCGAAG AATTTTGAGGATTTTGTTGCTGGCCATTTCCGCAAGTATGGGCGCAACATCCTTGTCGCTTGCCGAGCCTACCTGGACGGTGCCCAAGTTGGATGTCTTGCTAAAGATGGAGTTCAGGATGTCGACGAGGGTGACAAGAGCTGCTCAGTGAGTTTTAAGCAGTCACTGAAGAGACTATTCGAGGAACTTCTGATGGCATTCACCGTGAAGGGTGCAAATTGTGACGAATTCCTTACCCAGAATGCGAGATCTGGGTCTTCTACAGCGACAGCGGACACCACATTGAGGCTGTAA